From one Trifolium pratense cultivar HEN17-A07 linkage group LG1, ARS_RC_1.1, whole genome shotgun sequence genomic stretch:
- the LOC123902782 gene encoding UDP-glycosyltransferase 84B1-like, with the protein MSLENKTIKPEIHVLLVAFSAQGHINPLLRLGKSLLTKGFNVTLATTELVYHRVFKSTTTSTTADNAVPASYTTNGINVLFFSDGFDITQGNKSPDEYMDLIAEFGPISLTNLIKNNFLNNTNKKLACIINNPFVPWVTNVASEFNIPCACLWIQPCTLYSIYYRFYNKLNQFPTLENPEIDVELPGLPLLKPQDLPSFVLPSNPFGALSNVLAEMFQDMKKLKWVLANSFYELEKDVIDSMAEIFPIKTVGPLVPPSLLGQDQTQDVGIEMWKSQDSCIEWLNQKPPSSVIYISFGSLIFLSEKQMQSIAEALKNSKRYFLWVMKSKEGEAPVTLPEKFLVETKEKGMVVSWCPQTQVLVHPAIACFLTHCGWNSMLEAITAGVPMIAYPQWTDQPTNAKLVSDIFGMGIRLKQDSDGFVKSEEVERAIGEIVGERFDVFKKNAVELKVAAREAVADGGSSDRNIQEFVDEILASVVDDN; encoded by the coding sequence ATGTCTTTAGAGAACAAAACAATCAAACCAGAAATTCATGTTCTATTAGTAGCTTTTTCAGCCCAAGGTCACATAAACCCATTACTTAGATTAGGCAAATCACTATTAACCAAAGGCTTTAATGTCACACTTGCCACCACTGAATTAGTCTACCACCGTGTCTTTAAATCAACCACCACTTCAACCACCGCCGACAACGCCGTCCCCGCCTCTTACACCACCAATGGAATCAATGTTCTGTTTTTCTCCGACGGCTTCGACATAACCCAAGGTAATAAATCTCCTGATGAATACATGGACCTCATTGCTGAATTTGGACCCATTAGTCTAACAAATCTCATCAAAAACAATTTCCTTAACAACACTAACAAAAAACTAGCTTGCATTATCAACAATCCATTTGTTCCTTGGGTAACAAATGTTGCTTCTGAATTCAATATCCCATGTGCATGTCTTTGGATTCAACCTTGTACTCTTTACTCTATATACTATCGTTTCTACAACAAATTGAACCAATTTCCAACCCTAGAAAACCCCGAAATCGATGTCGAATTACCCGGTCTTCCGTTGTTGAAACCACAAGACCTACCATCTTTTGTTCTTCCATCAAATCCTTTTGGAGCATTATCAAATGTCTTAGCTGAAATGTTCCAAGACATGAAGAAACTAAAATGGGTGTTAGCAAATTCTTTCTATGAATTGGAAAAAGATGTGATTGATTCAATGGCTGAGATTTTCCCAATCAAAACTGTTGGTCCATTGGTTCCACCATCATTACTTGGTCAAGATCAAACACAAGATGTTGGAATTGAAATGTGGAAATCACAAGATTCATGCATTGAATGGCTTAACCAAAAACCACCATCATCAgttatatatatctcatttggAAGTCTCATTTTTTTATCAGAAAAACAAATGCAGAGCATAGCAGAAGCATTGAAGAATAGTAAAAGATATTTTCTTTGGGTGATGAAGAGTAAAGAAGGAGAAGCTCCAGTTACACTTCCTGAGAAATTCTTagtagaaacaaaagaaaaaggaatgGTTGTGTCTTGGTGTCCACAAACACAGGTTTTGGTTCATCCTGCAATAGCATGTTTCTTAACACATTGTGGTTGGAATTCAATGTTGGAAGCAATAACAGCAGGAGTACCTATGATTGCATATCCACAATGGACTGATCAACCAACAAATGCAAAACTTGTTTCTGATATTTTCGGTATGGGGATTCGGTTGAAACAGGACAGTGATGGTTTTGTTAAGAGTGAAGAAGTTGAAAGAGCTAttggtgagattgttggagAAAGATTTGATGTGTTTAAGAAAAATGCAGTGGAACTTAAAGTTGCGGCGAGGGAAGCGGTGGCTGATGGTGGCTCTTCTGATCGGAATATTCAAGAATTTGTTGATGAAATTCTTGCTAGTGTAGTGGATGATAATTGA